A genomic segment from Myxocyprinus asiaticus isolate MX2 ecotype Aquarium Trade chromosome 36, UBuf_Myxa_2, whole genome shotgun sequence encodes:
- the LOC127426811 gene encoding double homeobox protein 4-like protein 4, translated as MWADCIVQDGNSQASKIAGRRKRTCFTKEHLELLRMAFSVDPYPGISVRESLSQATGLPESRIQVWFQNKRARTLKNRATQSSPQLDTTSPLPSPFLPPERGIPEASFKIPQSQMPQTSPQHFIFPPRDYSTPAIKPRQSRLMGTSSCSPTIPSDLLALADSWSSGGSTQSSPESTWSPPAQSFGNSYKDESHMFFYPPPPYPIGSAKVGCDLESPPTSPASPDSAFWDIGQEKCCPSVPYSHFSSPWDRLVEEQPVAPLPVLSTQCLDNVLGEMEPAWWNFNGQMDLQ; from the exons TGGAAACTCACAGGCCAGTAAGATAGCAGGCCGCAGGAAAAGAACCTGTTTCACCAAAGAACACTTGGAACTTCTACGAATGGCTTTCAGTGTGGACCCATACCCTGGTATTAGTGTTAGAGAAAGTCTGTCTCAAGCCACTGGTCTGCCAGAGTCACGCATTCAG GTGTGGTTCCAGAACAAGAGGGCCAGAACCCTAAAAAACAGAGCCACTCAGTCCTCACCACAGCTAGACACAACCTCTCCTCTGCCTAGCCCTTTCCTACCTCCTGAGAGAGGCATTCCAGAGGCATCATTCAAAATTCCTCAATCTCAGATGCCTCAAACATCTCCACAGCACTTTATCTTTCCACCAAGAGACTACAGCACACCTGCTATCAAGCCACGACAAAGCAGACTGATGGGAACCAGCTCTTGTTCTCCCACTATTCCCTCTGATCTACTAGCTTTGGCAGACAGCTGGAGCTCTGGAGGAAGCACCCAGTCATCTCCTGAGTCTACCTGGAGTCCACCAGCGCAGAGTTTTGGGAACTCCTACAAGGATGAGAGTCATATGTTTTTTTACCCACCACCTCCTTACCCCATTGGAAGTGCCAAGGTTGGGTGTGACCTGGAGTCACCACCAACCTCCCCGGCCTCTCCTGATTCTGCATTTTGGGACATTGGACAGGAAAAATGCTGTCCTTCTGTGCCATACTCTCACTTTAGCAGCCCATGGGACAGGCTTGTTGAGGAGCAGCCTGTGGCCCCACTCCCAGTTCTGTCCACTCAGTGTCTGGATAATGTCCTTGGGGAAATGGAGCCAGCCTGGTGGAACTTCAATGGCCAGATGGATCTACAGTAA